From a region of the Alkalicoccobacillus plakortidis genome:
- a CDS encoding glycoside hydrolase family 2 protein, with amino-acid sequence MDKWLLDREWGYLESAIGNSTLIQMSRDWKPVNLPHDISLEKERKKENPSGFEEGFTSGASLYYKKELIIEKEMKNKTFTLEFEGIMGICSIIINNNVVAKHVNGYTSFLVDASDHLLIGEKNVILVHVENTHKPSSRWYAGTGIYRHVWLHVGEQVHVKPWDCKAHVTSFEDHIAHLQVNTTVTNNLHSNEKASVIISVLSQEDEVIAEETKDIVLNSNNKLVVTTDFELSSFTYWELEQPYLYTIQARVIRNGVDDEIHSTTTGIREISFDAKDGFKLNGKSLKLKGGCIHHDHGPLGSASYDRAEERRVELLKASGFNAIRLAHNPHAPALLDACDKLGMLVINEAFDSWVAGRKSFDYHLFFEKYWEEDLESFVNRDFNHPSIIMWSTGNEVEERNGSSNGYEWSQRLADKVRELDSSRAVTASACSLMSEYANMTTIVDGNIILNMLGNNVDPENDIWGEATENYFAPVDAAGYNYKVKRYKYDATRFPDRVIYGSETYPHNLFENWEETEKNPNVIGDFVWTAIDYLGEAWTWTSKCWGFEYVSRW; translated from the coding sequence TTGGATAAATGGTTATTGGATAGAGAATGGGGATATTTAGAAAGCGCAATTGGTAATTCAACGTTAATCCAAATGAGCCGGGACTGGAAACCAGTGAATTTGCCGCATGATATTTCACTTGAAAAAGAGCGAAAAAAAGAGAACCCTTCTGGTTTTGAAGAGGGATTCACATCTGGTGCCAGTTTGTATTACAAAAAAGAATTGATCATTGAAAAAGAGATGAAAAACAAAACATTTACTCTAGAGTTTGAAGGAATTATGGGTATTTGTTCAATTATCATTAATAATAATGTCGTGGCAAAACACGTAAATGGTTATACAAGTTTCTTAGTAGATGCGTCTGATCATCTTCTTATAGGAGAAAAGAACGTCATTCTTGTTCATGTTGAAAATACTCACAAACCAAGCTCCAGGTGGTATGCAGGGACTGGTATTTATCGGCATGTGTGGCTCCACGTAGGAGAACAAGTACATGTAAAGCCTTGGGATTGTAAGGCTCACGTAACATCCTTTGAAGATCATATAGCTCACCTACAAGTGAATACAACTGTTACAAATAACCTCCATTCAAACGAAAAAGCATCGGTAATCATAAGTGTTCTCTCACAAGAAGATGAAGTGATAGCAGAAGAAACAAAAGATATCGTACTAAACAGTAACAATAAGCTAGTGGTAACAACCGATTTCGAATTATCGTCATTTACCTATTGGGAACTTGAGCAACCTTACCTCTATACGATTCAAGCACGTGTGATCCGTAACGGAGTAGATGATGAGATTCACTCAACAACTACTGGGATACGTGAAATTTCTTTTGATGCTAAAGACGGATTTAAACTAAACGGAAAGAGCCTTAAATTAAAAGGCGGATGTATTCATCACGATCACGGCCCACTTGGAAGTGCAAGTTATGATCGGGCTGAAGAACGCCGTGTTGAACTATTAAAAGCATCTGGTTTTAATGCCATTAGATTAGCTCATAATCCCCATGCACCAGCTTTATTAGATGCGTGCGATAAATTAGGTATGTTAGTAATTAATGAAGCTTTTGATTCTTGGGTAGCGGGTAGAAAAAGTTTTGATTATCATCTATTCTTTGAGAAATATTGGGAAGAGGATTTAGAATCATTTGTAAATAGAGATTTTAATCATCCTTCCATTATTATGTGGTCTACAGGTAATGAAGTGGAAGAAAGAAATGGCTCTTCTAATGGATATGAATGGAGTCAACGGTTAGCAGATAAAGTGAGAGAGTTAGATTCTAGCCGTGCAGTAACGGCTTCAGCATGCTCACTTATGTCAGAATATGCAAATATGACGACGATTGTAGATGGGAATATCATTTTAAACATGTTAGGAAACAACGTGGATCCAGAAAATGATATTTGGGGAGAAGCAACGGAAAATTATTTTGCACCAGTAGATGCGGCGGGCTATAACTATAAAGTTAAGCGATACAAATACGATGCAACTCGTTTTCCTGATCGCGTCATTTATGGCTCAGAAACATATCCTCACAACCTCTTTGAGAATTGGGAAGAAACGGAGAAAAATCCTAATGTAATAGGAGACTTTGTATGGACAGCTATTGACTATTTAGGAGAAGCTTGGACTTGGACGAGTAAATGTTGGGGCTTCGAGTATGTCAGCAGGTGGTGA
- a CDS encoding DUF4982 domain-containing protein, translating into MGKSNAPIHGSITPELYEESIYFKPWGWEPVERSYTFSSYENQKTRVDIYSDAEEVELFINGRSYGKKEAGWDHKYKTSFDIVYEPGTLQVVAYESGEEVGRDQLETAHDPISLKLETDRDEISSNYGDLSYIKMTILDSSGREIPYADHLITLQVEGQGELIAVGSADPLSTELFVENQRRLYKGKSLAIVRSTGKEGTFTVTATAEGIESQSVTVTCKETEKKYKEFIIEEKLTIYGFDMTVGELVENPVTKEIIQKHLPEFLSNPLLERAKRISFNQLIQFTPETILPKDKLKLIEAELKNVQ; encoded by the coding sequence ATGGGGAAATCGAACGCACCCATACATGGCAGTATTACCCCTGAATTGTATGAAGAAAGCATTTATTTCAAACCATGGGGCTGGGAACCTGTTGAGAGAAGCTATACATTTTCGAGCTATGAAAATCAGAAAACCAGAGTTGATATCTACTCAGATGCAGAAGAAGTAGAGTTATTCATAAACGGTCGATCTTATGGAAAAAAAGAAGCAGGATGGGATCATAAATATAAGACTTCTTTTGACATTGTATATGAGCCAGGCACGTTACAAGTAGTTGCTTATGAATCGGGTGAAGAGGTTGGTCGAGATCAGTTAGAAACTGCTCATGACCCGATCAGCTTGAAATTAGAGACGGACAGAGACGAAATCTCTTCAAATTATGGAGATTTATCATATATAAAGATGACTATATTAGATAGCTCTGGAAGAGAAATCCCCTATGCAGATCATCTCATTACTTTACAGGTCGAAGGGCAAGGTGAACTTATCGCGGTAGGCTCTGCTGATCCATTATCTACTGAATTATTTGTTGAGAACCAAAGAAGATTATATAAAGGTAAGTCTCTTGCAATTGTAAGGAGTACAGGAAAAGAAGGAACATTTACAGTCACTGCCACAGCAGAAGGTATAGAGAGCCAAAGTGTAACAGTAACGTGTAAAGAAACAGAAAAAAAGTATAAGGAATTTATCATTGAAGAAAAGCTGACGATCTATGGTTTTGATATGACTGTTGGAGAGTTAGTAGAGAATCCTGTCACAAAAGAAATTATTCAAAAGCATTTACCTGAATTTCTTTCTAATCCTTTACTTGAAAGAGCTAAGAGAATAAGTTTTAACCAACTTATCCAGTTTACTCCGGAAACGATTCTTCCAAAGGACAAATTGAAACTGATAGAGGCTGAATTAAAAAACGTACAATAA
- a CDS encoding glycoside hydrolase family 1 protein, translating into MLKEFPREFMMGAATAAHQVEGNNNNSDFWTMEHVPNSMYKEPSLEAVDHYNRFKEDILLLAKAGGNTYRFSIEWARIEPKKGFFNQEEVEHYREVLQYCHEHNVTPIVTLHHFSSPKWLISEGGWESEQTVQYFERYTRHIVLELGELIPYICTINEANMGKQIKKIMKRMEQKLNSSSNEKSDGSVQVGLNMDMKTKMKSYYQELGKAFDMDPSAIYTYLMPRSEQGEKIIMDCHQQARAIIKETAPHIKVGITFSLYDHQTLPGGEESVKKEQYEDFLCYLPAIQEDDFLGVQNYSRKIHGPDGVIASDDTTRLTKMGYEYYPEALGNVLRFVVKHWQKPIIITENGVSTDNDKERVEFIERALKGVQDCMDEGIPVIGYTYWSLLDNFEWQLGYEQTFGLIAVDRETQTRYPKESLTFLGSHIKSVIKKDSSSLK; encoded by the coding sequence ATGTTAAAAGAATTTCCGCGTGAATTTATGATGGGGGCAGCCACCGCTGCCCACCAAGTTGAAGGTAATAATAACAATAGTGATTTCTGGACGATGGAACATGTCCCGAATTCAATGTATAAAGAACCCTCTTTAGAAGCTGTTGATCATTATAACCGCTTTAAAGAAGACATTTTACTACTTGCAAAAGCCGGAGGTAATACGTACAGATTTTCTATTGAGTGGGCTCGAATTGAACCTAAAAAAGGTTTTTTTAATCAAGAAGAAGTCGAACATTATAGAGAAGTTCTACAATATTGTCATGAACACAACGTTACACCGATTGTAACGTTACATCATTTCTCTTCACCTAAGTGGTTGATTTCAGAAGGCGGATGGGAAAGCGAACAGACCGTTCAGTATTTCGAGCGGTACACCCGTCACATTGTTTTAGAACTAGGAGAACTTATCCCTTATATATGTACTATTAATGAAGCCAACATGGGAAAACAAATAAAAAAAATCATGAAGAGAATGGAACAAAAACTAAATTCGTCTTCAAACGAGAAATCTGATGGCAGTGTTCAAGTTGGATTAAATATGGACATGAAAACTAAAATGAAGAGCTATTATCAAGAACTTGGTAAGGCTTTCGATATGGACCCTAGTGCCATCTATACCTATTTAATGCCAAGGTCAGAACAAGGTGAGAAGATTATCATGGACTGTCATCAACAAGCGAGAGCTATTATAAAAGAGACAGCTCCACATATAAAAGTCGGTATCACATTCTCACTTTATGACCACCAAACGTTACCAGGCGGTGAAGAATCCGTTAAAAAGGAACAATATGAAGATTTTCTCTGTTATTTGCCCGCTATTCAAGAAGACGACTTTTTAGGCGTGCAGAACTACTCAAGAAAAATTCATGGACCAGATGGTGTAATCGCTTCAGATGATACAACAAGGTTAACTAAGATGGGGTACGAGTATTACCCTGAGGCTCTTGGTAATGTACTTCGTTTTGTAGTTAAGCATTGGCAAAAGCCAATCATCATTACGGAGAATGGGGTCTCGACTGACAATGACAAAGAAAGAGTTGAATTTATAGAAAGAGCATTAAAAGGTGTTCAGGATTGTATGGATGAAGGGATCCCAGTTATCGGATACACCTATTGGTCTTTACTTGATAATTTCGAATGGCAATTGGGTTATGAACAGACGTTTGGATTAATCGCCGTGGATCGAGAAACCCAAACAAGGTATCCTAAAGAGAGTTTGACATTTTTGGGGAGTCATATAAAATCCGTTATTAAGAAAGATTCAAGTAGTCTAAAATAG
- a CDS encoding MFS transporter: MIDSINSSRPPYKMIAVLLVGAFIALLNNTLLGIAIPFIMSDLNVNAASAQWLTTGYMLVNGVLIPVTAFLIQKFSIRKLFLVAIGLFIVGTLVAWTSHLFSILLIGRMIQASGAAVMSPLLMNVMLVSFPIEKRGRAMGITGLVMMGAPSRWSSSLWLGFFNRLNGECFFY, translated from the coding sequence ATGATTGATTCAATTAATTCATCACGTCCACCATATAAAATGATTGCTGTATTGTTAGTCGGTGCCTTCATTGCCTTACTAAATAATACATTACTCGGAATTGCCATTCCTTTTATTATGAGCGATCTAAATGTTAATGCAGCATCAGCACAATGGCTAACAACAGGTTATATGTTAGTAAATGGCGTTCTTATTCCTGTGACAGCATTTCTAATCCAGAAGTTCTCGATTAGAAAATTATTTTTAGTTGCTATTGGGCTTTTTATAGTAGGTACACTGGTCGCTTGGACCTCTCACCTCTTTTCTATTCTTTTAATTGGCCGAATGATTCAGGCTTCGGGTGCAGCTGTCATGTCCCCATTATTAATGAATGTCATGCTAGTGAGTTTCCCAATTGAAAAAAGAGGTAGAGCCATGGGGATTACTGGCTTAGTCATGATGGGGGCACCAAGCCGTTGGTCCTCTAGCCTCTGGCTTGGATTCTTCAATCGTTTGAATGGAGAATGCTTTTTTTATTAG
- a CDS encoding MFS transporter yields MLFLLVAPIAMLIFITGFFFIKDKKEYKNLRLDYLSLVLSTIGFGSILYGFSSAGNSGWSHPSVYGMICIGVLSLISFILRQQKQQQPMLNFTVFRYPLYTIAISISMIVAMTLFSSMILVPIYFIDLRGIPSFDAGLMMVPGAIMLALTSPIVGRLFDKYGGRILALIGLSIITITSYYFSQLTFETSYLHLVVLNTIRMLGISMVMMPVATTGFNQLPKQYYSHGTAMSNTFQQVSGAIGTALLVTIMSNRTDFHLTNLNTSSSNEQNVQLIDQAMLSGINDAFFTTIFFSAAAFLLALFLQPTKQSKGKKRKEKISA; encoded by the coding sequence ATGCTTTTTTTATTAGTAGCACCCATTGCAATGTTGATCTTCATCACAGGTTTTTTCTTTATAAAAGATAAAAAAGAATATAAGAATCTACGACTGGACTATTTATCACTAGTCCTTTCTACTATTGGATTCGGTAGTATCTTATATGGATTTAGTTCTGCAGGTAATAGTGGTTGGAGTCATCCAAGTGTATATGGAATGATATGTATTGGTGTGCTTTCTTTAATAAGTTTTATTTTACGTCAACAAAAACAACAGCAGCCCATGTTAAATTTCACTGTATTTCGATACCCCTTGTACACGATAGCCATTTCCATCTCTATGATTGTAGCTATGACCCTGTTTTCATCCATGATACTAGTGCCTATTTATTTTATTGATCTTAGAGGAATCCCTTCATTTGATGCAGGCTTAATGATGGTTCCAGGTGCCATTATGCTGGCACTAACTTCACCTATTGTAGGCAGGTTATTTGATAAGTATGGTGGAAGGATTTTAGCTCTTATTGGTTTATCAATTATAACCATAACGAGTTATTATTTTAGTCAATTAACCTTCGAAACGTCGTATCTTCATTTGGTCGTGCTTAACACAATAAGGATGTTAGGAATTTCAATGGTCATGATGCCTGTAGCCACTACTGGGTTCAACCAATTACCAAAGCAATATTATTCACATGGAACAGCAATGAGTAACACCTTCCAGCAAGTATCTGGAGCTATTGGCACAGCCTTGTTGGTAACGATCATGTCCAATCGAACAGATTTTCATCTTACTAACTTAAACACATCCTCTTCAAATGAACAAAATGTCCAACTAATCGATCAAGCTATGCTTTCAGGCATTAACGATGCTTTTTTTACGACCATTTTCTTTTCTGCCGCAGCATTTTTGTTAGCCTTATTTTTACAACCAACAAAACAAAGCAAAGGTAAGAAACGTAAGGAAAAAATAAGCGCATGA
- a CDS encoding MFS transporter, translated as MDKKEIKRAKKEQKALERAEREQKFRRAKTWELFMYPTFSIGHNGFMFLMTLVSYYAAGIVGLGTVVASYIISGSRIFDGITDPLIALIIDKTKGKYGKIRILFASAYFTMSLATVLLFFTNHLVADGFKLFYFILLYIVFIIGYTLSGIAGNIGNNLLTNDPQQRPVFGGLNMIYSMLFYSGVTLFLTVYLTGKYSFSDVQLFHEMTIFTLIITAIGYGLSSIAIRSKDKIENFGEGKNTERVKFRDLWPMLKGNRPLQLFVVTMATDKLSLQVSGNVVANVMLFGIVIGNYAMLGITQSLATIPNILVLFFGIRYAMKFGSKKGYVLSTWGCLISYGLLFLLLWLGDPTQIRMDNMGFMTLAFITLFTISGAVRFVSSSFVQPMLADVVDYNTYKSNRYAPGLVSAIYTFIDKAVSSLQQTVIGLLLAFIGFRTAFPDVDTPYTEKIFWMTMFLNFGILIISWTLSLIVMKYYELNKERMVEIQEILEERSKGNTDDPDLLAK; from the coding sequence ATGGATAAGAAAGAAATAAAAAGGGCAAAAAAAGAACAAAAAGCATTAGAGAGAGCAGAAAGAGAGCAAAAATTCCGCAGAGCAAAAACGTGGGAATTATTCATGTATCCTACCTTTTCTATTGGCCATAATGGATTTATGTTTTTGATGACATTAGTATCTTATTATGCAGCAGGAATTGTGGGGCTTGGTACGGTCGTTGCATCCTATATCATTTCAGGTTCTCGGATTTTTGATGGTATAACAGATCCACTCATTGCACTTATTATTGATAAAACAAAAGGAAAATATGGTAAGATCCGAATTTTATTCGCAAGTGCCTATTTCACAATGTCTCTTGCAACCGTCCTATTATTTTTTACGAACCATTTAGTAGCGGATGGCTTTAAACTCTTTTACTTTATCCTATTATATATCGTCTTCATAATTGGATATACATTATCAGGGATAGCGGGAAATATAGGGAATAACCTTCTTACCAATGATCCTCAGCAGCGTCCTGTTTTTGGAGGATTAAACATGATTTACTCCATGCTTTTCTATTCTGGAGTAACTCTTTTTCTAACTGTTTATTTAACAGGAAAATATAGCTTTAGTGATGTGCAATTGTTTCATGAGATGACAATTTTCACACTTATTATTACAGCAATTGGATATGGATTATCCTCTATAGCCATTCGTTCAAAAGACAAAATCGAAAATTTTGGAGAAGGAAAAAATACAGAACGTGTAAAATTCAGAGACTTGTGGCCTATGCTTAAAGGGAACCGCCCATTGCAATTATTTGTTGTAACAATGGCTACTGATAAATTGAGTTTACAAGTATCTGGGAATGTAGTAGCTAATGTTATGCTTTTCGGAATTGTCATCGGTAACTACGCAATGTTAGGTATAACACAATCATTAGCTACGATACCAAACATACTAGTCTTATTCTTTGGCATACGTTACGCCATGAAGTTTGGTTCGAAGAAAGGCTATGTCCTTTCAACATGGGGTTGTTTAATTAGTTATGGGTTACTATTCTTACTACTATGGTTAGGCGATCCAACGCAAATTCGAATGGACAATATGGGATTCATGACCTTAGCATTTATCACTCTGTTTACGATTAGTGGTGCTGTGAGATTTGTGAGCTCTTCATTTGTTCAACCTATGCTTGCAGATGTAGTTGACTATAATACGTATAAGTCAAATCGGTACGCACCAGGACTAGTCTCTGCCATTTATACGTTTATCGACAAGGCTGTCTCTTCATTGCAACAGACCGTGATAGGCTTATTACTTGCATTTATTGGTTTTAGAACCGCTTTTCCTGATGTAGACACTCCTTATACTGAAAAGATTTTTTGGATGACGATGTTTCTGAATTTTGGAATATTAATTATTTCATGGACACTATCACTCATTGTCATGAAATATTACGAACTGAATAAGGAACGTATGGTCGAAATTCAAGAAATATTAGAAGAAAGAAGCAAGGGTAACACGGATGATCCTGACTTATTAGCAAAATAA
- a CDS encoding helix-turn-helix domain-containing protein, producing the protein MVLDVHIQMIKDKCELICNTFDIAAFFVTPDSKVLKVLSKKSLNPLYDNEKKRATNILKFDASQIYTTPIIRKTAYFEKFIIVSVMVEDSFIGNVIIGPVTTSFVSKENVSGLIKDEQTFANREEVYRYYQLIPNITLDKLINMSVLINNLINGSFISPQLILGNNKEVITPINDHAPLFIDEEASPSAPPFRDRLFEKEILSIVEGGRVDALDNPFFLKEEGSASVYSEAGYLRSLKTHMITLITLVTRSSINGGLNPEEAFRLNDNYIKKLETLHHVDDVKRMSKEMLYTFTNKVKQVNHEHYSKTVSKSVDYVIRHLYSDIAHDDIANYVDLSPKYLSVLFKKEVGMSLTDYIRFKRIEEAKRLLENTQATIPEICAYLSFYDQSYFTKVFKKLVGMTPRQYREKQHLT; encoded by the coding sequence ATGGTCCTGGATGTCCATATACAGATGATAAAAGACAAGTGTGAGCTGATTTGCAATACGTTTGATATTGCTGCTTTTTTTGTCACTCCAGATAGTAAAGTGCTGAAGGTACTATCTAAGAAATCTCTAAATCCCTTATATGATAATGAGAAAAAGAGAGCAACAAATATCTTAAAATTCGATGCTAGCCAGATATATACGACACCCATCATTCGAAAAACAGCTTACTTTGAGAAGTTTATTATAGTGAGTGTAATGGTTGAAGATTCATTTATTGGGAATGTAATTATAGGTCCTGTGACCACATCGTTTGTGAGCAAAGAAAATGTTAGCGGTTTAATTAAGGATGAGCAAACGTTTGCTAATCGAGAAGAGGTCTATCGATATTATCAATTAATCCCTAATATAACTTTAGATAAGCTCATAAACATGAGTGTTTTAATTAACAACTTGATTAACGGTAGTTTCATTTCGCCACAGTTAATTTTAGGAAACAATAAAGAAGTCATTACTCCTATCAATGATCATGCGCCACTATTTATTGATGAGGAGGCAAGCCCTAGTGCTCCACCTTTTCGTGACCGATTGTTTGAGAAAGAAATTCTGTCAATTGTGGAGGGAGGAAGAGTCGATGCACTTGATAATCCCTTTTTTCTTAAAGAGGAAGGTTCTGCATCTGTTTACTCAGAGGCAGGTTATCTTCGATCGTTAAAGACTCATATGATTACATTAATTACGCTCGTAACCAGAAGTTCAATTAATGGAGGGCTTAATCCAGAAGAGGCTTTTCGTTTGAATGATAATTATATTAAAAAACTAGAAACACTACATCACGTAGATGACGTTAAACGAATGTCCAAGGAGATGCTCTATACATTTACTAATAAAGTTAAGCAAGTGAATCATGAACATTATTCAAAAACGGTTAGTAAGTCTGTTGATTACGTTATACGTCATTTGTACTCAGACATTGCGCATGATGATATCGCTAACTATGTAGATTTAAGCCCTAAATACTTATCGGTCTTATTTAAAAAAGAAGTAGGGATGTCTTTAACAGACTATATAAGATTCAAGCGAATTGAAGAAGCTAAAAGGTTACTTGAAAATACCCAAGCCACCATTCCTGAAATATGTGCCTATTTAAGCTTCTATGATCAAAGCTACTTCACAAAAGTTTTTAAAAAGCTGGTGGGTATGACGCCAAGGCAGTATCGAGAAAAACAGCATCTTACATAA
- a CDS encoding glycoside hydrolase family 2 protein, translating into MRKIINLNPNWTFSRQESQIEEVMSTYQTWSSLSLPHTWNAIDGTTGKEYDRGAYWYAKSLTLPKEDQEKSVFIEFKGANSVTDVYLNGEYLGQHRGGYSIFRFDLTNHFRFGEENILAVKVDNSAIVDIYPLRADFTFFGGIYRDVNLLVVNPTHVDLMDYGSQGAYIVQEDVTSENADIKLKTIITNHLSEEEKVRLWIEVYDQDETLVSYCASEVILDGKETRVIELDMRIEKPRLWNGIKDPHMYKAKITLQKHNDTVDELSVPFGLRYFHVDPDSGFYLNGHSHRLNGVSRHQDRKDKGWAISKEDQQDDMELIKDIGATSIRLAHYQHDSYFYDLCDQEGMVVWAEIPFITQVSETDLTGENAKVQLTELIRQNYNHPSIMFWGIQNEIQIDSKRDKEARQIVKELNDLAKQEDATRLTTMANLFLVDEKDEYNFMTDIIGYNKYYGWYTGKAEDFADWIDLFRAKNPTTSLGISEYGAEGIIDYHSDNPVVKDYSEEYHALYHEKVLDIFADRPYLWSTYVWNMFDFGANIRDEGGVKGRNNKGLVTYDRKIKKDAFYIYKAHWSKQPFVHITGRRYVERATDTINIKAYTNLSEVVLMINGEKTETFSVQGKVAVFEGITLTKKLNHIKIVGISNNEEYKDEVFYMRKYSQQTKVIKHQ; encoded by the coding sequence ATGCGAAAAATAATTAATTTAAACCCAAACTGGACCTTCTCTCGCCAAGAATCTCAAATTGAAGAAGTGATGTCGACTTACCAAACATGGTCTTCCCTCTCGTTACCTCATACTTGGAATGCGATAGATGGTACAACTGGCAAGGAATATGATCGAGGAGCATATTGGTATGCAAAGTCTCTCACTTTACCTAAGGAAGATCAAGAAAAATCGGTGTTTATTGAATTTAAAGGAGCTAATAGTGTTACCGATGTCTATTTAAATGGAGAATACCTTGGGCAACACCGTGGTGGGTATTCAATCTTTCGTTTTGATCTTACAAATCATTTTCGTTTTGGAGAAGAAAATATACTTGCAGTGAAAGTTGATAATTCAGCAATTGTTGATATTTACCCATTAAGAGCTGATTTTACGTTTTTTGGTGGCATTTATCGAGATGTAAACTTACTTGTTGTGAACCCCACTCACGTTGATCTCATGGACTATGGCTCTCAAGGTGCCTACATTGTGCAGGAAGATGTGACATCTGAGAATGCCGACATTAAGCTTAAAACAATTATCACCAACCACTTATCAGAAGAGGAAAAAGTAAGGTTATGGATTGAAGTTTATGACCAAGACGAAACCCTAGTGAGCTATTGTGCTTCTGAGGTGATTCTAGATGGCAAGGAGACAAGGGTCATAGAGCTAGACATGAGAATTGAAAAACCGAGGTTATGGAATGGGATCAAAGATCCTCATATGTATAAAGCAAAGATTACTTTGCAAAAACATAATGATACAGTAGATGAACTCTCTGTTCCATTTGGTCTACGCTACTTCCATGTTGACCCAGATTCAGGATTCTATTTAAATGGACATTCACACCGACTAAATGGTGTTTCGCGTCATCAAGACCGAAAAGACAAAGGTTGGGCCATTTCCAAAGAGGATCAACAAGATGATATGGAGCTTATCAAAGACATAGGTGCAACCTCCATTCGGCTAGCTCATTATCAACATGATTCTTATTTTTATGATTTGTGTGACCAAGAAGGAATGGTCGTTTGGGCAGAGATTCCATTTATTACTCAGGTATCTGAAACAGATCTCACCGGAGAAAATGCAAAGGTACAATTAACAGAGCTGATACGACAGAATTATAACCACCCATCCATTATGTTCTGGGGCATTCAAAATGAAATTCAAATTGACAGTAAGAGAGATAAAGAGGCTCGTCAGATTGTAAAAGAGTTAAACGATTTGGCTAAACAAGAGGATGCGACTCGTTTAACAACGATGGCTAATCTGTTTCTAGTAGATGAAAAAGACGAGTATAACTTTATGACCGACATTATTGGTTACAATAAATATTATGGATGGTATACAGGGAAAGCCGAAGATTTTGCAGACTGGATTGATCTATTTCGTGCCAAAAACCCAACTACTAGTCTAGGCATTTCAGAGTATGGTGCTGAAGGAATTATTGACTATCACAGTGATAATCCGGTAGTAAAGGATTATTCAGAAGAATATCATGCGCTCTATCATGAAAAAGTGTTAGATATCTTTGCCGATCGACCATACTTATGGTCCACCTATGTATGGAATATGTTTGATTTTGGCGCAAATATTCGTGATGAAGGTGGCGTCAAAGGACGAAATAACAAGGGTCTTGTTACTTACGACCGCAAGATAAAAAAAGATGCTTTCTACATTTATAAGGCACATTGGTCAAAACAGCCGTTTGTTCATATTACAGGAAGAAGGTATGTAGAAAGAGCAACAGACACTATTAATATAAAAGCTTATACCAATCTCTCTGAAGTGGTTTTAATGATAAACGGAGAGAAAACAGAGACATTCTCCGTACAAGGAAAAGTAGCAGTTTTTGAAGGTATTACATTAACTAAGAAGCTTAATCACATTAAGATTGTTGGAATAAGTAATAATGAAGAGTACAAAGATGAAGTCTTCTATATGAGAAAGTACTCACAGCAAACAAAAGTTATAAAGCACCAGTAG